A window of the Acidovorax sp. YS12 genome harbors these coding sequences:
- the tatB gene encoding Sec-independent protein translocase subunit TatB, producing MIDIGLSKMALVGAVALIVIGPEKLPRVARTVGTLLGKAQRYVADVKAEVNRSMELDELRKMKDEVEGAARNVEQSIQTEARAFEKDWNEATGAVSSADGASSAFEDTPPAPAYKHPGKNWRLKRGATPQWYKARAGVRTKVLSGAARVARYRPKKFH from the coding sequence ATGATCGACATTGGCCTGTCCAAGATGGCGCTGGTCGGCGCCGTGGCGCTGATCGTCATCGGCCCCGAGAAGCTGCCGCGCGTGGCGCGCACCGTCGGCACCTTGCTGGGCAAGGCGCAGCGCTATGTGGCCGACGTCAAGGCCGAAGTGAACCGCAGCATGGAGCTGGACGAACTGCGCAAGATGAAGGACGAGGTCGAGGGCGCGGCGCGCAACGTCGAGCAGTCCATCCAGACCGAGGCGCGCGCGTTCGAGAAGGACTGGAACGAGGCCACGGGTGCTGTGTCCTCCGCCGATGGTGCGTCTTCCGCATTCGAGGACACGCCGCCCGCGCCGGCCTACAAGCACCCCGGCAAGAACTGGCGCCTCAAGCGCGGCGCCACGCCGCAGTGGTACAAGGCACGCGCCGGCGTGCGCACCAAGGTTCTGTCGGGCGCGGCGCGCGTGGCGCGCTACCGGCCCAAGAAATTCCATTGA
- the hisI gene encoding phosphoribosyl-AMP cyclohydrolase, with protein MNWLDQVKWDAQGLVPVIAQEQGTGDVLMFAWMNREALARTAELGRAVYFSRSRGKLWFKGEESGHVQTVHEIRLDCDSDVVLLKVTQLGHAPGIACHTGRHSCFFSVLKDGAWQAVDPVLKDPESIYK; from the coding sequence ATGAACTGGTTGGATCAAGTGAAATGGGATGCGCAGGGCCTGGTGCCCGTGATCGCGCAGGAGCAGGGCACGGGCGACGTGCTGATGTTCGCCTGGATGAACCGCGAGGCCCTGGCCAGGACGGCCGAGCTGGGCCGCGCCGTGTACTTCAGCCGCTCGCGCGGCAAGCTGTGGTTCAAGGGCGAGGAGTCGGGCCACGTGCAGACCGTGCACGAGATCCGCCTCGACTGCGACAGCGACGTGGTGCTGCTCAAGGTCACGCAACTCGGCCACGCGCCCGGCATCGCCTGCCACACGGGGCGCCACAGCTGCTTTTTCAGCGTGCTGAAGGACGGCGCGTGGCAGGCCGTCGATCCGGTCTTGAAAGACCCTGAATCCATCTACAAGTAA
- the galE gene encoding UDP-glucose 4-epimerase GalE yields MILVTGGCGYIGSHLCVALAQAGEPYLVVDNFSNSRPSVLERVARITGQAPAFVEGDVRDVALLQQLFARHAISAVVHLAAFKAVGESVREPLMYYGNNVAGTVALLQAMRDAGVRSMVFSSSATVYGDPASLPIREDFPLSATNPYGWSKLMMEQVLADVAAAEPGLWRIARLRYFNPVGAHESGLIGEDPQGIPNNLLPYVAQVAAGQREVLSVYGGDYPTVDGTGVRDYIHVCDLAEGHVAALRYLRQHPGLLTVNLGTGQPVSVLEMVRGFEQASGRPVPYRIVARRPGDVAACWADPALAGRLLGWRARRGVDAMCRDAWRWQDGEARRLADAPLLIAGSA; encoded by the coding sequence GTGATTCTTGTGACGGGTGGCTGCGGCTATATCGGTTCACACCTCTGCGTGGCCCTGGCCCAGGCGGGCGAGCCGTACCTGGTGGTGGACAACTTCAGCAACAGCCGGCCCTCGGTGCTGGAGCGGGTGGCGCGCATTACGGGCCAGGCGCCTGCCTTCGTCGAGGGCGATGTGCGCGATGTGGCCCTGCTGCAACAGCTGTTCGCGCGCCACGCCATCTCGGCGGTGGTGCACCTGGCGGCGTTCAAGGCCGTGGGCGAGTCGGTGCGCGAGCCGCTGATGTACTACGGCAACAACGTGGCCGGCACGGTGGCGCTGCTGCAGGCCATGCGCGACGCGGGCGTGCGCAGCATGGTGTTCTCGTCGTCGGCCACGGTCTATGGCGACCCGGCCAGCCTGCCGATCCGCGAGGACTTCCCGCTCTCGGCCACCAACCCCTACGGCTGGAGCAAGCTGATGATGGAGCAGGTGCTGGCTGACGTGGCGGCGGCCGAGCCGGGCCTGTGGCGCATCGCGCGGCTGCGCTACTTCAACCCGGTGGGCGCGCACGAGAGCGGCCTCATCGGTGAGGACCCGCAGGGCATTCCCAACAACCTCCTGCCCTACGTGGCACAGGTGGCCGCGGGCCAGCGCGAGGTGCTGAGCGTGTACGGCGGCGATTACCCCACGGTGGACGGCACCGGGGTGCGCGACTACATCCACGTCTGCGACCTGGCCGAGGGCCACGTGGCGGCGCTGCGCTACCTGCGCCAGCACCCGGGCCTGCTCACGGTGAACCTGGGCACGGGCCAGCCGGTGTCGGTGCTGGAGATGGTGCGCGGCTTCGAGCAGGCCAGCGGGCGCCCGGTGCCCTACCGCATCGTGGCGCGCCGCCCCGGCGACGTGGCGGCCTGCTGGGCCGACCCCGCGCTGGCTGGGCGCCTGCTGGGCTGGCGCGCGCGCCGGGGCGTCGATGCCATGTGCCGCGATGCCTGGCGCTGGCAGGACGGCGAGGCGCGCAGGCTGGCCGATGCTCCTTTATTGATAGCTGGCAGCGCTTGA
- a CDS encoding endo alpha-1,4 polygalactosaminidase, with the protein MARHLGRRLAQGLVRLLACWLLPAALHAATPAVALYYGQELPLSDFRAFDIVVVEPDHAASGTGDARAQLAPTRFYAYVSVTEVLPSRAHYAGIPPAWKFARNKDWQSDVIDQSVAAWPDFFASRVVAPLWERGYRGFFLDTLDSYRLAAQFDEQAQQEGLVRVIETLHGRFPGIRLILNRGFDIVPRVRDKIEMVAAESLYRGWNARTRRYEEVAPQDRAWLQAQLRTIQQRDGLPVLAIDYAPPHDRALARATAARIAADGFIPWVSDAALSTIGIGSIEPVPRRVLVVYNGAETPSLNYALAHRFLQMPLNHLGYVVDFADIRDGAPPAAGRDRYAGVVTWFTGYVQEDRVAPLARWLQARLDEQMPLLVLGDFGFLLTQSLSERLGIQPVRVSGLQRIARKSPLLGFEADPEPLDGPRFVWSTPDAPPGDAAELLVEVRDERGQAFIGGALMPWGGFLANPFVTAEVPGTEFSHWVADPFTLLQRSLGLPALPVPDATTENGRRLLFAHVDGDGFASRAELAGSPLAADVMRREIIEKYRIPHAVSVIEAETAPHGLYPELSPQLEDVARKLFRLPHVEIASHTFSHPFLWDTKVRHGVFGDKSEAAEGLRIPGYTMDLRREIIGSSQYINERLAPPDKKVRILLWSGDTAPNAEALEITERAGLLNMNGGDTSITDNVPTLTEVGPLGITKNGFLQVYAPITNENIYTALWKGPFYGYQRVLQTFALTESPRRLKPVDIYYHTYSASKRAGLNALHKVYGWAVAQPLHPVFPSEYIHKVQDWHGMAIARDGAGWRIRGNGALRTVRVPAALGTPLPAASRGVAGWHEGPAGSSEGSYVHLTGGDAWLRTGTAAQPAVRPSLYEANARLTAWQAEGASVRFSLQGHAPLEFSLRDADACQVRADGRALSPLSSSRASGPAARAYRLSHAAADIQVQCTVR; encoded by the coding sequence ATGGCGCGGCACCTTGGGCGGCGCCTGGCGCAAGGCCTCGTGCGCCTGCTGGCGTGCTGGCTGCTGCCCGCGGCCCTGCATGCCGCCACGCCCGCCGTCGCGCTGTACTACGGCCAGGAGCTGCCGCTGTCCGACTTCCGCGCGTTCGACATCGTGGTCGTCGAGCCGGACCACGCCGCCAGCGGCACCGGCGACGCCCGCGCCCAGCTCGCGCCCACGCGCTTCTACGCCTACGTCTCGGTGACGGAGGTGCTGCCCTCGCGCGCGCACTACGCCGGGATTCCGCCGGCCTGGAAATTCGCGCGCAACAAGGACTGGCAGTCCGACGTGATCGACCAGAGCGTGGCCGCCTGGCCCGATTTCTTCGCCAGCCGCGTGGTCGCCCCGCTGTGGGAGCGCGGCTACCGGGGCTTCTTCCTCGACACCCTGGATTCCTACCGCCTGGCGGCACAGTTCGACGAACAGGCCCAGCAGGAAGGCCTGGTGCGCGTGATCGAGACCCTGCACGGGCGCTTTCCCGGCATCCGGCTCATCCTGAACCGGGGCTTCGACATCGTGCCCCGCGTGCGCGACAAGATCGAGATGGTGGCAGCCGAGTCGCTGTACCGCGGCTGGAACGCCCGCACCCGGCGCTATGAGGAAGTCGCGCCCCAGGACCGCGCATGGCTGCAGGCGCAGCTGCGCACCATCCAGCAGCGCGACGGCCTGCCCGTGCTGGCCATCGACTACGCGCCGCCGCACGACCGGGCGCTGGCGCGCGCCACGGCCGCGCGCATCGCCGCCGACGGCTTCATTCCCTGGGTCAGCGACGCGGCCCTGTCCACCATCGGCATCGGCAGCATCGAGCCCGTGCCGCGCCGCGTGCTGGTGGTCTACAACGGCGCCGAGACACCCTCGCTCAACTACGCCCTGGCGCACCGCTTCCTGCAGATGCCGCTGAACCACCTCGGCTACGTGGTGGATTTCGCCGACATCCGCGATGGCGCGCCGCCCGCCGCCGGCCGGGACCGCTACGCCGGGGTGGTGACCTGGTTCACCGGCTACGTCCAGGAAGACCGCGTGGCACCGCTGGCGCGCTGGCTGCAGGCGCGGCTGGACGAGCAGATGCCCCTGCTCGTGCTGGGCGACTTCGGCTTTCTGCTCACGCAGTCGCTGTCGGAACGCCTGGGCATCCAGCCCGTGCGGGTGAGCGGGCTGCAGCGCATCGCGCGCAAGAGCCCGCTGCTCGGCTTCGAGGCCGACCCCGAGCCGCTGGACGGCCCGCGCTTCGTCTGGAGCACCCCGGACGCGCCGCCGGGCGACGCCGCGGAGCTGCTGGTCGAGGTGCGCGACGAACGCGGCCAGGCGTTCATCGGCGGCGCGCTCATGCCCTGGGGCGGCTTCCTGGCCAACCCCTTCGTGACCGCCGAGGTGCCCGGCACCGAGTTCTCGCACTGGGTGGCCGATCCCTTCACGCTGCTGCAGCGCAGCCTGGGCCTGCCCGCGCTGCCCGTGCCCGACGCGACCACCGAGAACGGGCGCCGCCTGCTGTTCGCCCACGTGGACGGCGACGGCTTCGCCTCGCGCGCCGAACTGGCCGGCAGCCCGCTGGCCGCCGACGTGATGCGGCGCGAAATCATCGAGAAGTACCGCATTCCGCACGCCGTCTCCGTCATCGAGGCGGAAACCGCGCCGCACGGCCTGTACCCGGAGCTCAGCCCGCAGCTCGAAGACGTGGCGCGCAAGCTCTTCCGGCTGCCGCACGTGGAGATCGCCAGCCACACCTTCTCGCACCCGTTCCTGTGGGACACCAAGGTGCGCCACGGCGTCTTCGGCGACAAGTCGGAGGCAGCCGAGGGCCTGCGCATCCCGGGCTACACCATGGACCTGCGGCGCGAGATCATCGGGTCGAGCCAGTACATCAACGAGCGGCTGGCGCCGCCCGACAAGAAGGTGCGCATCCTGTTATGGTCGGGCGATACCGCGCCCAATGCCGAGGCGCTGGAGATCACCGAGCGCGCCGGGCTGCTGAACATGAACGGCGGAGACACGTCGATCACCGACAACGTGCCCACGCTGACCGAGGTCGGCCCCCTGGGCATCACGAAGAACGGCTTCCTGCAGGTGTACGCCCCGATCACCAACGAGAACATCTACACCGCGCTGTGGAAAGGCCCCTTCTACGGCTACCAGCGGGTGCTGCAGACCTTCGCGCTGACCGAATCGCCGCGCCGCCTCAAGCCGGTGGACATCTACTACCACACGTACTCGGCCAGCAAGCGCGCCGGGCTGAACGCGCTGCACAAGGTCTACGGCTGGGCCGTGGCGCAGCCGCTGCACCCGGTCTTCCCCTCGGAGTACATCCACAAGGTGCAGGACTGGCACGGCATGGCCATCGCGCGCGACGGCGCGGGCTGGCGCATCCGCGGCAATGGCGCATTGCGCACCGTGCGCGTTCCCGCGGCGCTCGGCACGCCACTGCCCGCCGCGAGCCGGGGCGTGGCCGGCTGGCATGAAGGCCCCGCAGGCTCCAGCGAAGGCAGCTACGTGCACCTCACGGGCGGCGACGCCTGGCTGCGCACCGGCACGGCCGCGCAGCCCGCCGTGCGCCCTTCGCTGTACGAGGCCAATGCGCGCCTGACCGCCTGGCAGGCCGAGGGCGCTTCGGTGCGCTTCTCGCTGCAAGGCCATGCGCCGCTGGAATTCAGCCTGCGCGACGCCGACGCCTGCCAGGTGCGCGCCGATGGCCGCGCGCTCAGCCCCCTTTCTTCGTCCCGCGCCTCCGGCCCCGCCGCGCGCGCCTACCGGCTTTCCCATGCTGCAGCAGACATCCAGGTTCAATGCACAGTCCGCTGA
- the tatA gene encoding Sec-independent protein translocase subunit TatA, giving the protein MGSFSIWHWLIVLLIVVMVFGTKKLKNIGSDLGGAVKGFKDGMKDGGATEEAAGKPAGQVANQQAADKTTIDVEAKQKS; this is encoded by the coding sequence ATGGGCTCGTTTTCCATCTGGCACTGGCTGATCGTGCTGCTGATCGTCGTCATGGTGTTCGGCACCAAGAAGCTCAAGAACATCGGCTCCGACCTGGGCGGCGCAGTCAAGGGCTTCAAGGACGGCATGAAGGACGGCGGTGCCACCGAGGAGGCCGCAGGCAAGCCCGCGGGGCAGGTGGCCAACCAGCAGGCCGCTGACAAGACCACCATCGACGTGGAAGCCAAACAAAAGAGCTGA
- the hisF gene encoding imidazole glycerol phosphate synthase subunit HisF, producing the protein MLAKRIIPCLDVTGGRVVKGVNFVELRDAGDPVEIAARYNAQGADELTFLDITATSDGRDLILPIIEAVASQVFIPLTVGGGVRTVEDVRRLLNAGADKTSFNSAAIANPEVIDQASGKYGAQCIVVAIDAKRRQGDDLAQRGPGWDVYSHGGRKNTGLDAVQWAMEMARRGAGEILLTSMDRDGTKSGFDLQLTRAVSDAVQVPVIASGGVGNLDDLADGVQQGGADAVLAASIFHYGEYTVGQAKQRMAERGIPVRL; encoded by the coding sequence ATGCTTGCCAAACGCATCATTCCCTGCCTTGACGTGACCGGCGGCCGCGTCGTCAAGGGCGTCAACTTCGTCGAGCTGCGCGACGCGGGCGACCCCGTAGAGATCGCCGCGCGCTACAACGCGCAGGGCGCCGACGAACTCACCTTCCTCGACATCACCGCCACCAGCGACGGGCGCGACCTGATCCTGCCGATCATCGAGGCCGTGGCCAGCCAGGTGTTCATTCCGCTCACCGTGGGCGGCGGCGTGCGCACCGTGGAAGACGTGCGCCGCCTGCTCAACGCCGGCGCCGACAAGACCAGCTTCAACTCCGCCGCCATCGCCAACCCCGAGGTGATCGACCAGGCCTCGGGCAAGTACGGCGCGCAGTGCATCGTCGTGGCCATCGACGCCAAGCGCCGCCAGGGCGACGACCTGGCGCAGCGCGGCCCGGGCTGGGACGTGTACAGCCACGGCGGGCGCAAGAACACCGGCCTGGACGCCGTGCAGTGGGCCATGGAGATGGCGCGGCGCGGCGCGGGCGAGATCCTGCTCACCAGCATGGACCGCGACGGCACCAAGAGCGGCTTCGACCTGCAGCTCACGCGCGCCGTGAGCGACGCCGTGCAGGTGCCCGTGATCGCCTCGGGCGGCGTGGGCAACCTGGACGATTTAGCCGACGGCGTGCAGCAGGGCGGCGCCGACGCCGTGCTGGCTGCCAGCATCTTCCACTACGGCGAATACACCGTGGGCCAGGCCAAGCAGCGCATGGCCGAGCGCGGCATTCCGGTGCGGCTTTAA
- a CDS encoding patatin-like phospholipase family protein, giving the protein MPDDTTRAAAPLAPLNLALQGGGSHGALTWGVLDALLEDGRFALEGISGTSAGAMNAVAVAHGFAQAALQHQDARDAHAAGCVLARQTLARLWEGVGTLGSLLWGVPLQNNPVLGLMAQWLSPYQTNPLDINPLRRLLEREVDFDALCHVRGARGPRVFVCATNVRTGRGEIFSGPRLSVDAVMASACLPLLFKAVQIDGEHYWDGGYSGNPALHPLIYHTECADILLVQINPIEHRALPETAQDIMERTNEVTFNASLLAEMRAIEFVRRLLAEGRLDPRRYKDVRLHRIDGGALLEGFGAASKTRADLAFVRQLFALGRAEGERWLGAHASDVGLRPTINIADIP; this is encoded by the coding sequence ATGCCTGACGACACCACCCGCGCGGCGGCCCCGCTGGCGCCCCTGAACCTGGCCCTGCAGGGCGGGGGCTCGCACGGCGCGCTGACCTGGGGCGTGCTGGATGCGCTGCTCGAAGACGGGCGCTTCGCGCTCGAAGGCATCAGCGGCACCAGCGCGGGCGCCATGAACGCCGTGGCCGTGGCCCATGGCTTTGCCCAGGCCGCGCTGCAGCACCAGGACGCGCGCGACGCGCACGCGGCCGGCTGCGTGCTGGCGCGCCAGACCCTGGCGCGGCTGTGGGAGGGCGTGGGCACGCTGGGCAGCCTGCTGTGGGGCGTGCCGCTGCAGAACAACCCGGTGCTCGGCCTCATGGCGCAGTGGCTGTCGCCCTACCAGACCAATCCGCTCGACATCAACCCGCTGCGCCGCCTGCTGGAGCGCGAGGTGGATTTCGACGCGCTGTGCCACGTGCGCGGCGCGCGCGGCCCCCGGGTGTTCGTGTGCGCCACCAACGTACGCACGGGGCGCGGCGAGATCTTCTCGGGGCCGCGCCTGTCGGTCGACGCGGTGATGGCGTCGGCCTGCCTGCCGCTGCTGTTCAAGGCGGTGCAGATCGACGGCGAGCACTACTGGGACGGCGGCTACTCGGGCAACCCGGCCCTGCACCCGCTGATCTACCACACCGAGTGCGCCGACATCCTGCTGGTGCAGATCAACCCGATCGAGCACCGCGCGCTGCCGGAGACGGCGCAGGACATCATGGAGCGCACCAACGAGGTGACCTTCAACGCCAGCCTGCTGGCGGAGATGCGCGCCATCGAGTTTGTGCGCCGGCTGCTGGCCGAAGGGCGGCTCGACCCCCGGCGCTACAAGGACGTGCGCCTGCACCGCATCGACGGCGGCGCGCTGCTGGAGGGCTTCGGCGCCGCCAGCAAGACGCGCGCCGACCTGGCCTTCGTGCGCCAGCTGTTCGCGCTCGGCCGCGCCGAGGGCGAGCGCTGGCTGGGCGCGCATGCCTCTGACGTGGGCCTGCGCCCGACCATCAACATCGCCGACATTCCCTGA
- a CDS encoding histidine triad nucleotide-binding protein — protein sequence MHDPNCLFCKIIAGQIPSKKVYEDDDVFAFHDIHPWAPVHFLMVPKHHVPSMAQVGDAHEALLGRMMALAPRLALEQGCGPYPQGGFRIVVNTGDEGGQEIHHLHIHVMGGPRPWLKG from the coding sequence ATGCACGATCCGAACTGCCTTTTCTGCAAGATCATCGCGGGCCAGATCCCTTCGAAGAAGGTCTACGAAGACGACGACGTCTTCGCGTTCCACGACATCCACCCCTGGGCGCCGGTCCATTTCCTCATGGTGCCCAAGCACCACGTGCCCTCCATGGCCCAGGTGGGCGACGCGCACGAGGCACTGCTCGGCCGCATGATGGCCCTGGCGCCCAGGCTGGCGCTGGAGCAGGGCTGCGGCCCCTACCCGCAGGGCGGTTTCCGCATCGTGGTGAACACGGGCGACGAGGGCGGCCAGGAGATCCACCACCTGCACATCCACGTGATGGGCGGCCCGCGCCCCTGGCTCAAGGGGTGA
- a CDS encoding phosphoribosyl-ATP diphosphatase, giving the protein MRSNDSLAPAPQDALARLAAVIESRKAGDPDKSYVARLLHKGPDAFLKKIGEEATEVVMAAKDVDHGADKSKLLYEVADLWFHSMVALAHYGLAPADVIAELERREGTSGIEEKALRKAVARATEEGSP; this is encoded by the coding sequence ATGCGTTCCAACGATTCCCTGGCCCCCGCGCCGCAAGACGCGCTCGCGCGCCTGGCCGCCGTCATCGAAAGCCGCAAGGCTGGCGACCCCGACAAGAGCTACGTCGCGCGCCTGCTGCACAAGGGGCCGGACGCCTTCCTCAAGAAGATCGGCGAGGAGGCGACCGAGGTCGTCATGGCCGCCAAGGACGTGGACCATGGCGCGGACAAGTCCAAGCTGCTGTACGAGGTGGCCGACCTGTGGTTCCATTCCATGGTGGCGCTGGCCCACTACGGCCTGGCGCCCGCCGACGTGATCGCCGAGCTGGAGCGCCGCGAAGGCACCAGCGGCATCGAGGAAAAAGCCTTGCGCAAGGCGGTTGCGCGTGCCACCGAGGAGGGTTCTCCATGA